The proteins below come from a single Oncorhynchus tshawytscha isolate Ot180627B linkage group LG22, Otsh_v2.0, whole genome shotgun sequence genomic window:
- the LOC112221513 gene encoding sentrin-specific protease 1: protein MFNKFYELIGTGFANLRNGVPAPDQQDNDTHGVQQGGRIRTKRPIDCLEDGDQDDQALAVKRFRMGVFIDTVKTAAEGVKSHSSNVASWVRNSVTPTLRNILPTSPDPPPEEHFHEEPAKELQPELSTSAPRPSSVWEETEVLEVRYSDPLDGMCVAPLTTLEWRNSKSESFRIEKTMIGSKVCRRQVCMALTHRDAPKTNGHSVSLPHSSSSTPKPCPSTRLGRSHLRTPASTSQLTSAGCSSFTSMYEKSFPIRVVQSPSHGSPSNRLLRARARCTAQESVCEEEKIVYRQLLAMVSGGQSLSFHNGSPHGFPRSHRDFTSFLSTSRHLLQCSSPTGAGDASEGPSEPPSPRPEFSQGYSNVPSPGKGSSSGAGNHTWAPDSDLSPRGPETLQSAPSPATLQDTSSQDTQSSAHDGDSVIIVREQKGKKPCSSSVPCFQAELWIKELTSMYDSRARERRRQIEEQEALAAQLLRQRLSDDSQLGNRSVELHVRVPLEKEVPLTPLVEGPKPTEEFPELTEDMEGEVCRALRGGSQDEMLSEGFRLTITRKDLQTLSHLNWLNDEVINFYMNLLVERGKDPGLPTVHTFNTFFFPKLRGAGYSAVRRWTKKMDIFSVDVILVPVHLGVHWCLSVVDLRKKTVTYFDSMGGNNDEACRILLQYLQQESKDKKGKDLDTSEWTLQSKKRNEIPQQMNGSDCGMFTCKYAEYITKDKPITFTQKHMPYFRRRMVWEILNRKLL, encoded by the exons ATGTTCAATAAATTTTATGAATTAATTGGAACGGGTTTCGCTAATCTCCGCAATGGAGTACCAGCTCCCGACCAACAAGATAATGATACACACGGAGTACAACAAGGTGGTCGGATAAGGACAAAAAGACCCATCGACTG TTTGGAGGATGGTGACCAAGATGACCAGGCACTGGCAGTGAAGAGATTTCGGATGG GGGTCTTCATTGACACAGTGAAGACTGCAGCTGAAGGGGTGAAGAGCCATAGCTCCAACGTGGCATCCTGGGTACGGAATAGTGTGACTCCTACCTTGAGGAACATACTGCCCACTTCCCCAGACCCCCCTCCGGAAGAACACTTTCATGAAGAGCCAGCAAAAGAGCTTCAACCTGAACTCTCAACTTCTGCACCTCGTCCCTCATCTGTCTGGGAAGAGACTGAG GTCCTTGAAGTGAGGTACTCTGATCCCCTGGATGGGATGTGTGTCGCTCCCTTGACAACTCTGGAATGGAGAAACTCTAAATCAG AGTCCTTTAGAATTGAGAAGACGATGATAGGATCGAAGGTTTGCAGACGGCAAGTGTGCATGGCTCTCACGCATCGTGATGCGCCCAAAACGAATGGGCACTCTGTCAGTCTGCCTCATTCCTCCAGCAGTACCCCTAAGCCATGTCCCTCTACCCGTCTGGGCAGGAGCCACCTCAGAACACCTGCATCAACAAG CCAGTTGACCTCAGCAGGATGCAGCTCTTTCACCAGCATGTATGAGAAGTCCTTCCCCATCCGCGTTGTGCAGAGTCCTTCACACGGCAGCCCTTCCAACCGCCTCCTCAGAGCCAGGGCTCGCTGCACCGCGCAAGAG TCTGTCTGTGAGGAGGAGAAGATTGTGTACAGACAGCTGCTGGCCATGGTCTCAGGTGGCCAGTCCTTGTCGTTCCACAACGGCAGCCCCCATGGCTTTCCGCGCTCACACAGAGACTT caccagCTTCCTGAGCACCAGCAGGCATCTGCTCCAGTGTTCATCCCCTACGGGGGCAGGAGATGCCTCCGAGGGCCCCAGTGAACCCCCAAGCCCCCGTCCAGAGTTCAGCCAGGGCTACAGCAACGTCCCCAGCCCAGGGAAGGGCTCCTCCAGTGGGGCAGGGAACCACACCTGGGCCCCCGACTCAGACCTCAGCCCCAGGGGACCAGAGACACTACAGTCTGCCCCCTCTCCAGCTACCCTACAGGACACCTCTTCTCAGGACACACAATCATCAG CGCATGATGGGGACTCCGTAATCATTGTGAGAGAGCAGAAGGGCAAAAAGCCATGCAGTTCAAG tgtGCCATGCTTCCAAGCTGAACTCTGGATCAAGGAATT GACTAGCATGTATGACTCTCGTGCCCGGGAGAGACGGAGGCAGATCGAGGAGCAGGAGGCCCTAGCTGCTCAGCTGCTGAGACAG CGTCTGTCAGATGACAGCCAGCTGGGCAACAGGTCTGTGGAGCTGCATGTCAGAGTCCCTCTGGAGAAGGAGGTTCCTCTGACTCCTCTCGTCGAGGGACCCAAACCCACCGAGGAGTTCCCTGAGCTCACCGAG GATATGGAGGGGGAGGTGTGCCGGGCGCTGAGGGGAGGCAGCCAGGACGAGATGCTGAGTGAAGGATTCAGACTCACCATCACACGCAAAGACCTCCAGACACTCAGCCACCTCAACTGGCTCAACGACGAG GTGATCAACTTCTACATGAACCTGCTAGTGGAGCGCGGGAAGGATCCCGGCCTGCCGACGGTCCACACCTTCAACACCTTCTTCTTCCCCAAGCTCCGCGGCGCAGGCTACTCTGCCGTACGCCGATGGACCAAAAAGATGGACATCTTCTCAGTGGACGTCATACTGGTGCCCGTCCACCTCGGGGTGCACTGGTGCCTCTCT GTGGTGGATCTCCGTAAGAAGACTGTCACGTACTTTGATTCAATGGGAGGGAACAATGACGAAGCCTGCAGGATATTGCTGCAATACCTGCAGCAGGAAAGCAAGGACAAGAAGGGCAAAGACCTGGATACGTCAGAATGGACTCTGCAAAGCAAGAAACGCAAT GAGATTCCTCAGCAGATGAACGGAAGTGACTGTGGAATGTTCACCTGCAAATATGCTGAGTACATCACCAAAGACAAGCcaatcacatttacacaa AAACACATGCCCTACTTCAGGAGACGCATGGTCTGGGAGATATTGAATCGGAAACTATTGTGA
- the LOC112221717 gene encoding protein lifeguard 2 isoform X3, translating to MTQGKLTVANKAAEAGEKQYGTSSGEAGGPPAPPTYEEATGAAGISGSPCYSGAYPSDGEMLTEFSWSDKNIRRIFIRKVYAILMIQLLVTLSIVALFTFCEPVKNYIQSNPGWYWASYAVFFVTYITLVCCPGPRRQFPWNLILLAIFTLSLSYMTGMLSSYYNTKSVVMCLGITAMVCLTVTLVSFQTKFDVTSCQGVLFTFCMVMMVSGLVLAIALPYGYVPWVHGVYGALGALLFTMFLAFDTQLLMGNKRYTISPEEYVFATLNIYLDIIYIFSFFLSLFGTERTN from the exons ATGACCCAGGGCAAG CTTACAGTCGCAAACAAGGCTGCTGAAGCAGGAGAGAAGCAGTATGGCACTTCAAGTGGAGAAGCAGGAGGGCCACCGGCCCCTCCCACCTATGAGGAGGCCACTGGCGCAG CAGGCATCAGCGGCAGCCCCTGTTACAGTGGGGCTTATCCTAGTGATGGGGAGATGCTCACAGAATTCAGCTGGAGTGATAAAAACATCCGACGGATCTTTATCCGCAAG GTTTACGCCATCTTGATGATTCAACTACTTGTCACTCTTTCCATTGTGGCTCTCTTCACATTCTG TGAACCAGTGAAGAACTACATTCAGTCCAACCCTGGATGGTACTGGGCTTCCTA TGCTGTGTTCTTTGTCACATATATTACACTCGTCTGCTGTCCTGGACCAAG GAGACAGTTTCCATGGAATCTGATCCTGCTCGCCATCTTT accctctctctctcctatatgaCAGGGATGCTATCCAG TTATTACAACACCAAGTCAGTGGTGATGTGTTTGGGTATTACTGCTATGGTCTGTCTTACTGTCACTCTCGTCAGCTTCCAAACTAAG TTTGATGTGACATCATGCCAAGGTGTATTGTTTACCTTCTGCATGGTCATGATGGTGTCTGGACTGGTCCTGGCCATTGCATTGCCCTACGGATAT GTGCCCTGGGTGCATGGTGTCTATGGTGCCTTGGGAGCGTTACTTTTTACCATG TTTTTGGCATTTGACACCCAGCTACTGATGGGGAACAAGCGCTACACAATAAGTCCAGAGGAATACGTCTTTGCCACTCTCAACATCTACCTCGACATTATCTACATCTTCTCCTTCTTCCTGTCCCTGTTCGGAACAGAGAGGACAAACTGA
- the LOC112221717 gene encoding protein lifeguard 2 isoform X4, with the protein MTQGKLTVANKAAEAGEKQYGTSSGEAGGPPAPPTYEEATGAGISGSPCYSGAYPSDGEMLTEFSWSDKNIRRIFIRKVYAILMIQLLVTLSIVALFTFCEPVKNYIQSNPGWYWASYAVFFVTYITLVCCPGPRRQFPWNLILLAIFTLSLSYMTGMLSSYYNTKSVVMCLGITAMVCLTVTLVSFQTKFDVTSCQGVLFTFCMVMMVSGLVLAIALPYGYVPWVHGVYGALGALLFTMFLAFDTQLLMGNKRYTISPEEYVFATLNIYLDIIYIFSFFLSLFGTERTN; encoded by the exons ATGACCCAGGGCAAG CTTACAGTCGCAAACAAGGCTGCTGAAGCAGGAGAGAAGCAGTATGGCACTTCAAGTGGAGAAGCAGGAGGGCCACCGGCCCCTCCCACCTATGAGGAGGCCACTGGCGCAG GCATCAGCGGCAGCCCCTGTTACAGTGGGGCTTATCCTAGTGATGGGGAGATGCTCACAGAATTCAGCTGGAGTGATAAAAACATCCGACGGATCTTTATCCGCAAG GTTTACGCCATCTTGATGATTCAACTACTTGTCACTCTTTCCATTGTGGCTCTCTTCACATTCTG TGAACCAGTGAAGAACTACATTCAGTCCAACCCTGGATGGTACTGGGCTTCCTA TGCTGTGTTCTTTGTCACATATATTACACTCGTCTGCTGTCCTGGACCAAG GAGACAGTTTCCATGGAATCTGATCCTGCTCGCCATCTTT accctctctctctcctatatgaCAGGGATGCTATCCAG TTATTACAACACCAAGTCAGTGGTGATGTGTTTGGGTATTACTGCTATGGTCTGTCTTACTGTCACTCTCGTCAGCTTCCAAACTAAG TTTGATGTGACATCATGCCAAGGTGTATTGTTTACCTTCTGCATGGTCATGATGGTGTCTGGACTGGTCCTGGCCATTGCATTGCCCTACGGATAT GTGCCCTGGGTGCATGGTGTCTATGGTGCCTTGGGAGCGTTACTTTTTACCATG TTTTTGGCATTTGACACCCAGCTACTGATGGGGAACAAGCGCTACACAATAAGTCCAGAGGAATACGTCTTTGCCACTCTCAACATCTACCTCGACATTATCTACATCTTCTCCTTCTTCCTGTCCCTGTTCGGAACAGAGAGGACAAACTGA
- the LOC112221717 gene encoding protein lifeguard 2 isoform X2, giving the protein MTQGKLTVANKAAEAGEKQYGTSSGEAGGPPAPPTYEEATGAGEKGISGSPCYSGAYPSDGEMLTEFSWSDKNIRRIFIRKVYAILMIQLLVTLSIVALFTFCEPVKNYIQSNPGWYWASYAVFFVTYITLVCCPGPRRQFPWNLILLAIFTLSLSYMTGMLSSYYNTKSVVMCLGITAMVCLTVTLVSFQTKFDVTSCQGVLFTFCMVMMVSGLVLAIALPYGYVPWVHGVYGALGALLFTMFLAFDTQLLMGNKRYTISPEEYVFATLNIYLDIIYIFSFFLSLFGTERTN; this is encoded by the exons ATGACCCAGGGCAAG CTTACAGTCGCAAACAAGGCTGCTGAAGCAGGAGAGAAGCAGTATGGCACTTCAAGTGGAGAAGCAGGAGGGCCACCGGCCCCTCCCACCTATGAGGAGGCCACTGGCGCAGGTGAGAAAG GCATCAGCGGCAGCCCCTGTTACAGTGGGGCTTATCCTAGTGATGGGGAGATGCTCACAGAATTCAGCTGGAGTGATAAAAACATCCGACGGATCTTTATCCGCAAG GTTTACGCCATCTTGATGATTCAACTACTTGTCACTCTTTCCATTGTGGCTCTCTTCACATTCTG TGAACCAGTGAAGAACTACATTCAGTCCAACCCTGGATGGTACTGGGCTTCCTA TGCTGTGTTCTTTGTCACATATATTACACTCGTCTGCTGTCCTGGACCAAG GAGACAGTTTCCATGGAATCTGATCCTGCTCGCCATCTTT accctctctctctcctatatgaCAGGGATGCTATCCAG TTATTACAACACCAAGTCAGTGGTGATGTGTTTGGGTATTACTGCTATGGTCTGTCTTACTGTCACTCTCGTCAGCTTCCAAACTAAG TTTGATGTGACATCATGCCAAGGTGTATTGTTTACCTTCTGCATGGTCATGATGGTGTCTGGACTGGTCCTGGCCATTGCATTGCCCTACGGATAT GTGCCCTGGGTGCATGGTGTCTATGGTGCCTTGGGAGCGTTACTTTTTACCATG TTTTTGGCATTTGACACCCAGCTACTGATGGGGAACAAGCGCTACACAATAAGTCCAGAGGAATACGTCTTTGCCACTCTCAACATCTACCTCGACATTATCTACATCTTCTCCTTCTTCCTGTCCCTGTTCGGAACAGAGAGGACAAACTGA
- the LOC112221717 gene encoding protein lifeguard 2 isoform X1 — MTQGKLTVANKAAEAGEKQYGTSSGEAGGPPAPPTYEEATGAGEKAGISGSPCYSGAYPSDGEMLTEFSWSDKNIRRIFIRKVYAILMIQLLVTLSIVALFTFCEPVKNYIQSNPGWYWASYAVFFVTYITLVCCPGPRRQFPWNLILLAIFTLSLSYMTGMLSSYYNTKSVVMCLGITAMVCLTVTLVSFQTKFDVTSCQGVLFTFCMVMMVSGLVLAIALPYGYVPWVHGVYGALGALLFTMFLAFDTQLLMGNKRYTISPEEYVFATLNIYLDIIYIFSFFLSLFGTERTN; from the exons ATGACCCAGGGCAAG CTTACAGTCGCAAACAAGGCTGCTGAAGCAGGAGAGAAGCAGTATGGCACTTCAAGTGGAGAAGCAGGAGGGCCACCGGCCCCTCCCACCTATGAGGAGGCCACTGGCGCAGGTGAGAAAG CAGGCATCAGCGGCAGCCCCTGTTACAGTGGGGCTTATCCTAGTGATGGGGAGATGCTCACAGAATTCAGCTGGAGTGATAAAAACATCCGACGGATCTTTATCCGCAAG GTTTACGCCATCTTGATGATTCAACTACTTGTCACTCTTTCCATTGTGGCTCTCTTCACATTCTG TGAACCAGTGAAGAACTACATTCAGTCCAACCCTGGATGGTACTGGGCTTCCTA TGCTGTGTTCTTTGTCACATATATTACACTCGTCTGCTGTCCTGGACCAAG GAGACAGTTTCCATGGAATCTGATCCTGCTCGCCATCTTT accctctctctctcctatatgaCAGGGATGCTATCCAG TTATTACAACACCAAGTCAGTGGTGATGTGTTTGGGTATTACTGCTATGGTCTGTCTTACTGTCACTCTCGTCAGCTTCCAAACTAAG TTTGATGTGACATCATGCCAAGGTGTATTGTTTACCTTCTGCATGGTCATGATGGTGTCTGGACTGGTCCTGGCCATTGCATTGCCCTACGGATAT GTGCCCTGGGTGCATGGTGTCTATGGTGCCTTGGGAGCGTTACTTTTTACCATG TTTTTGGCATTTGACACCCAGCTACTGATGGGGAACAAGCGCTACACAATAAGTCCAGAGGAATACGTCTTTGCCACTCTCAACATCTACCTCGACATTATCTACATCTTCTCCTTCTTCCTGTCCCTGTTCGGAACAGAGAGGACAAACTGA
- the LOC112221711 gene encoding molybdate-anion transporter, whose protein sequence is MLVTAYLAIVVLLALCVGLELTARRLTPPQPTPSAVGTNPAFRRFQTLFLRGYLLALWADWLQGPYLYKLYRHYSFLESQIAILYVVGLASCVLFAPVAGWLPQVLGRRQTCLLFCVAYSACCLTKLSRDYFVLIAGRMLGGLSTSLLSTAFEAWYVHRHVNAHDFPKEWIPSTFTKAASWNHGLAVGAGLVANMLAEWLHLGPVAPFLLAVPCLGACGWVVLTDWGTEEKGGLERDKTSLLGPAASVPLARASARARFWRSCQECLRCLLSDRRVMLLGGVQALFESVLYIFVFLWTPVLDPHGPPLGIVFSCLMAASMAGSLLYRLATSTRYRLQPGHLLCFSMLLAFFSFFMLIFSTAPGQPRPRESLLAFLLLELASGLYFPAVSFLQGRVIPEEKRAGVLAWFRLPLHLLACLGLLALHGEVSGTGGGESGSGTRNMFGGCAVMMLAALLAVVSLFTLGRNDVDLRLEGPKGEGEI, encoded by the exons ATGTTGGTGACAGCCTACCTGGCCATCGTGGTCCTACTGGCGCTATGTGTCGGTCTGGAGCTCACGGCACGTCGCCTCACCCCGCCTCAACCCACTCCCTCTGCTGTGGGCACCAACCCTGCTTTCCGCCGCTTCCAGACCCTGTTCCTAAGAGGCTACCTCCTAGCCCTGTGGGCTGACTGGCTGCAGGGGCCATACCTCTACAAGCTGTACCGTCACTACAGCTTCCTGGAGTCCCAGATAGCCATCCTGTATGTCGTTGGCCTGGCCTCCTGTGTGTTGTTTGCCCCCGTGGCCGGCTGGCTCCCTCAG GTCCTGGGGCGCAGACAGACCTGCCTGCTCTTCTGCGTAGCCTACTCAGCCTGTTGCCTCACCAAGCTATCCCGGGACTACTTTGTCCTTATCGCGGGTCGCATGCTAGGGGGCCtgtccacctctctgctctccacagCCTTCGAGGCCTGGTACGTGCATCGACATGTGAACGCCCACGACTTCCCTAAAGAATGGATCCCCAGCACCTTCACCAAGGCTGCTAGCTGGAACCACGGGCTGGCAGTGGGGGCTGGGCTGGTGGCTAACATGCTGGCTGAGTGGCTCCACCTGGGGCCTGTGGCTCCCTTCCTCCTGGCTGTACCCTGCCTGGGGGCCTGTGGCTGGGTGGTGCTGACTGACTGGGGCACGGAGGAGAAGGGAGGCCTGGAGAGGGACAAGACGTCCTTGCTTGGTCCTGCTGCTTCAGTGCCCCTGGCCCGGGCATCAGCACGGGCCCGGTTCTGGCGCAGCTGTCAGGAATGTCTCCGCTGTCTGTTATCAGACAGACGGGTGATGCTGCTAGGAGGTGTCCAAGCTCTGTTTGAGAGTGTACTTTATATATTTGTCTTCCTGTGGACCCCGGTCCTGGACCCCCACGGCCCTCCGCTGGGCATTGTCTTCTCCTGCCTGATGGCAGCCAGTATGGCTGGGTCCCTGCTCTACCGCCTGGCCACATCCACCCGCTACCGCCTCCAGCCTGGTCACCTCCTCTGCTTCTCCATGCTGCTTGCATTTTTCTCCTTCTTCATGCTTATCTTCTCCACTGCCCCGGGCCAGCCCAGACCCCGTGAGTCCCTGCTGGCCTTCCTGCTGCTGGAGCTGGCCAGTGGCCTCTACTTCCCCGCTGTCAGCTTCCTCCAGGGGAGGGTGATCCCGGAGGAGAAGAGGGCCGGGGTGCTGGCCTGGTTCAGGCTGCCTCTGCACCTTCTGGCCTGCCTGGGGCTCCTAGCGCTCCATGGAGAGGTGTCTGGGACTGGAGGGGGTGAGAGTGGTAGTGGAACTAGAAACATGTTTGGGGGCTGTGCTGTTATGATGCTAGCTGCACTCTTGGCTGTGGTTAGTCTCTTTACTCTGGGAAGGAATGATGTGGATCTCAGATTAGAGGGGCccaaaggagagggagagatatga